In one Eulemur rufifrons isolate Redbay chromosome 14, OSU_ERuf_1, whole genome shotgun sequence genomic region, the following are encoded:
- the SNX8 gene encoding sorting nexin-8 isoform X1, with amino-acid sequence MTGRTMDQQQAAAVAAAAEAEADEEADPAAAGPRTPQVTEDRDPEPSRMQMPRGNPLLLSYTLQELLARDTVQVELIPEKKGLFLKHVEYEVSSQRFKSSVYRRYNDFVVFHDMLLHRFPYRMVPALPPKRMLGADREFIEARRRALKRFINLVARHPPFSEDVILKLFLSFSGSDVQNKLKESAQFVGDEFMNCKLATRAKDFLPADIQTQFAVSRELIRNIYNGFYKLRDRAERIASRAIDNAADLLIFGKELSALGSDTTPLPSWATLNSSTWGALKQALKGLSVEFALLADKAAQQGKQEENDVVEKLNLFLDLLQSYKDLCERHERGVLHKHQRALHKYSLMKRQMMSAAVQNREPESVEQLESRIVEQENAIQTMELRNYFSLYCLHQETQLIHVYLPLTSHILGAFVNSQIQGHKEMSKVWNDLKPKLSCLFAGPHSSLTPPRSPPEDGVCPH; translated from the exons ACACCCCAGGTTACCGAGGACAGGGACCCAGAACCCAGTCGAATGCAGATGCCGCGGGGGAACCCGCTGCTGCTGTCTTACACCCTGCAGGAGCTGCTAGCCAGGGACACTGTGCAGGTGGAGCTCATTCCAGAGAAGAAGGGCCTCTTCCTGAAGCACGTGGAATATGAGGTTTCCAGCCAG CGCTTCAAGTCCTCTGTGTACAGACGGTACAATGACTTTGTGGTCTTCCATGACATGCTGCTGCACAGGTTCCCGTATCGCATGGTGCCGGCCCTGCCACCCAAGAGGATGCTGGGAG CCGACAGGGAATTCATCGaggccaggaggagagccctGAAGCGCTTCATTAACCTGGTGGCCCGGCACCCCCCGTTCTCCGAGGATGTCATCCTCAAGCTGTTCCTCTCGTTCAGTGGTTCA gATGTGCAGAACAAGTTAAAGGAGTCAGCTCAGTTTGTTGGAGATGAATTCATGAATTGTAAACTGGCTACTAGGGCTAAG GACTTCCTGCCGGCTGACATCCAGACGCAGTTTGCTGTCAGCCGGGAGCTGATTCGAAATATCTACAATGGCTTTTACAAGCTTCGCGACAGGGCCGAGCGGATCGCGTCGAGGGCCATTGACAATGCTGCTGACCTTCTCATCTTTGGGAAGGAGTTAAG TGCGTTAGGGTCTGACACGACCCCGCTGCCCTCCTGGGCCACTCTGAACAGCAGCACGTGGGGGGCCCTTAAGCAGGCCCTGAAAGGCCTGTCTGTGGAGTTTGCACTGCTTGCTGACAAGGCCGCACAACAG GGTAAACAGGAAGAGAATGATGTGGTGGAGAAACTGAACCTCTTCCTGGATTTGCTCCAGTCCTACAAA GACCTGTGCGAGCGACACGAGCGGGGGGTGCTGCACAAGCACCAGCGGGCCCTGCACAAGTACAGCCTGATGAAGAGGCAGATGATGAGTGCGGCCGTGCAGAACCGTGAGCCCGAGTCTGTGGAGCAGCTCGAGTCCCGCATTGTGGAG CAAGAGAATGCGATTCAGACGATGGAGCTTCGGAACTATTTCTCCCTGTACTGCCTGCACCAGGAGACGCAGCTCATCCACGTCTAcctgcccctcacctcccacATTCTCGGGGCCTTCGTGAACTCCCAGATCCAAGGGCACAAGGAG ATGAGCAAGGTATGGAACGACCTGAAGCCCAAGCTGAGCTGCCTCTTTGCGGGACCACACAGTTCGCTGACCCCGCCGCGCTCCCCACCAGAGGATGGCGTGTGTCCTCACTAG
- the SNX8 gene encoding sorting nexin-8 isoform X2: protein MQMPRGNPLLLSYTLQELLARDTVQVELIPEKKGLFLKHVEYEVSSQRFKSSVYRRYNDFVVFHDMLLHRFPYRMVPALPPKRMLGADREFIEARRRALKRFINLVARHPPFSEDVILKLFLSFSGSDVQNKLKESAQFVGDEFMNCKLATRAKDFLPADIQTQFAVSRELIRNIYNGFYKLRDRAERIASRAIDNAADLLIFGKELSALGSDTTPLPSWATLNSSTWGALKQALKGLSVEFALLADKAAQQGKQEENDVVEKLNLFLDLLQSYKDLCERHERGVLHKHQRALHKYSLMKRQMMSAAVQNREPESVEQLESRIVEQENAIQTMELRNYFSLYCLHQETQLIHVYLPLTSHILGAFVNSQIQGHKEMSKVWNDLKPKLSCLFAGPHSSLTPPRSPPEDGVCPH from the exons ATGCAGATGCCGCGGGGGAACCCGCTGCTGCTGTCTTACACCCTGCAGGAGCTGCTAGCCAGGGACACTGTGCAGGTGGAGCTCATTCCAGAGAAGAAGGGCCTCTTCCTGAAGCACGTGGAATATGAGGTTTCCAGCCAG CGCTTCAAGTCCTCTGTGTACAGACGGTACAATGACTTTGTGGTCTTCCATGACATGCTGCTGCACAGGTTCCCGTATCGCATGGTGCCGGCCCTGCCACCCAAGAGGATGCTGGGAG CCGACAGGGAATTCATCGaggccaggaggagagccctGAAGCGCTTCATTAACCTGGTGGCCCGGCACCCCCCGTTCTCCGAGGATGTCATCCTCAAGCTGTTCCTCTCGTTCAGTGGTTCA gATGTGCAGAACAAGTTAAAGGAGTCAGCTCAGTTTGTTGGAGATGAATTCATGAATTGTAAACTGGCTACTAGGGCTAAG GACTTCCTGCCGGCTGACATCCAGACGCAGTTTGCTGTCAGCCGGGAGCTGATTCGAAATATCTACAATGGCTTTTACAAGCTTCGCGACAGGGCCGAGCGGATCGCGTCGAGGGCCATTGACAATGCTGCTGACCTTCTCATCTTTGGGAAGGAGTTAAG TGCGTTAGGGTCTGACACGACCCCGCTGCCCTCCTGGGCCACTCTGAACAGCAGCACGTGGGGGGCCCTTAAGCAGGCCCTGAAAGGCCTGTCTGTGGAGTTTGCACTGCTTGCTGACAAGGCCGCACAACAG GGTAAACAGGAAGAGAATGATGTGGTGGAGAAACTGAACCTCTTCCTGGATTTGCTCCAGTCCTACAAA GACCTGTGCGAGCGACACGAGCGGGGGGTGCTGCACAAGCACCAGCGGGCCCTGCACAAGTACAGCCTGATGAAGAGGCAGATGATGAGTGCGGCCGTGCAGAACCGTGAGCCCGAGTCTGTGGAGCAGCTCGAGTCCCGCATTGTGGAG CAAGAGAATGCGATTCAGACGATGGAGCTTCGGAACTATTTCTCCCTGTACTGCCTGCACCAGGAGACGCAGCTCATCCACGTCTAcctgcccctcacctcccacATTCTCGGGGCCTTCGTGAACTCCCAGATCCAAGGGCACAAGGAG ATGAGCAAGGTATGGAACGACCTGAAGCCCAAGCTGAGCTGCCTCTTTGCGGGACCACACAGTTCGCTGACCCCGCCGCGCTCCCCACCAGAGGATGGCGTGTGTCCTCACTAG